The genomic DNA TTATAAAAAACTAGCAAGTGGGACAACAAATCTACCTAAGAAGGCAATTGGCATCAATCAATCCAATTCAACATAATGACCCAAACACTAACAACTACATGGCAAAACAAGAACAAATGGTCAAGAGATTTCGCTTGGCCGGGGCAAAGGGGTCAAACGAGGTTATGAAAACCAGAAAAGACCCCACTTTTAGCCAATTCATCTCTTTTAGGCAGCGCCCCGaagaaaattttattttgaacgtttgaaccttcccagccgttattaccgtttttcttgaaaaggtatgacttttcgttttcagttttcgttctcctataaaagggggaaatctggcctcggtttagggttacacacaaaaaccattctacgttccagaatctttcttttgccagaaacattctttcttcaagaattatccccacaaagatttcgtgaacccaggcataaatagggtcgaaatactttgttcggaaagtgaacgaacacgattcttcgaagattatccaggattatcaattaattatctAACATTTTTTTTAGTTATTTTGATATAGAAGAAGACAACTTAgtaaatttttatttatatagTTAACCGTGTCTCTTCTAGAATGATACATATCAAGCGTCTAGCTTCAATTTATAAGATAATAGGTGTTAAGATATTTTCTAACTAATGAACACTTTTATAGTTTAAAGAGACATAATCTCTTTAAACAAATTATTTCTCAAATAGAGAATCTCACTACACTTAGACACGGTGGTAATTAAGTTCTCAAACATGAGAAACTTGAACATTCCTAACACGTTTGTTGACAACTCTATTCTTAGGAACATTAATAGTGAGCACATCATTATCCATATAAGCCTTAACATGATCAACCTTAGAGTTTTCAGGCAAAGTAAGACGCTGAACAAAATGACCACTAGCAACCTCAATACGGTGCCATCCACCACTTTGTTCTTCCATTTCGACACTCTTCTCACAAATGATACATAGCATTCTGTCATCATCAACTTCAACTCTCACGTCGCTTCGTTTCATCCCCGGAAGATGTGCTTTGAAAACATGAGCTTCAGGGGTTTCTTTCCACTCTATGTCAATGGTGTCGACAATTGGTGATGGCTCGTGGAAATTTGGTGGTAGTGTTATATGGGGTGTGTGGGTTTGAGAAACTTCATAACCATGGGTTTGGTGTGATGGGTGGTTGTTCCTTgattggtgatgatgatgatgatgatctTGTGGTGATTTTGATCTTCTTCGACCAAAGATACTATTGGAAAAGAGTGACATTTTCTTTACGGTGAATTGGATGTGTTGATAGTTGATAGTGCTTGTGTACAATGTGAAGGAAGAAGCACTTATTTAAAGGGAAAAAAATAGGATTAATGTAATTTTGCTAGCAAATTTTGGATGGTTATTATTTAGAGCATCGTGAGATAGGACAATTCCATAGAGAGAATCCACTTTAATTTCCACTAAGTGGAACAATCACAAATCAATTGATTCTAAATGTCAGTTTTGTACATATCTAATTAAATTGCTTttacttaaaaatgaaaaataattcGTACTAACTTGAACATGATAAAATCATGTTTTAAGTGAATCTAAATATTTACTAAAGTGTGGGTACCGATTAAAGTTGCATGTTTCTTCTTTAAATATCACGGGTTTTAACCATTTAGTAATATTTTCATACGCCACATGAAGATTCTACGTGAAGCTGTGTATGTGCTGGAattgttatcagaatatgatgAAGCTGGTTCGTGTAGGAAACTTGAGACTAATAAAGCATAAATGCCGCTTGCCACTTTGATTATTATATCAATTTGTTAAAAGTGAAAATAATAGGGTTTGCTAGGTTCTCATATTGCGACAATTATTTCATAAATATTTAAATTTCTTGATTTactgttttttaattttttgtatAAACAAATTATTGTATTAATATTGATTACTAAGAGTACTTAATTCAAATACAATAGTagagaaaaaaatcaaaaatcaattATCCTCGAAAAGTTAAATAAGATCGAATGGGATCAAGATGTCAAACTTTCACATCAAAACCTAAAGGTCCAATCGATTTTCTATAATCCAACCCTCCTAAATTCTTGACTAACAATTGGTTACTTCCTTATGGCCCCCCTTAAAGAGAGTCTCGTTCCTAGCTAACCAAATAGCCCAAGCTACTCTCAACCAAGTGGGAGTCTCCTTTTTTTTTATGATCTTCCCGATCAAGCAATTATAAAAAACTAGCAAGTGGGACAACAAATCTACCTAAGAAGGCAATTGGCATCAATCAATCCAATTCAACATAATGACCCAAACACTAACAACTACATGGCAAAACAAGAACAAATGGTCAAGAGATTTCGCTTGGCCGGGGCAAAGGGGTCAAACGAGGTTATGAAAACCAGAAAAGACCCCACTTTTAGCCAATTCATCTCTTTTAGGCAGCGCCCCGaagaaaattttattttgaacgtttgaaccttcccagccgttattaccgtttttcttgaaaaggtatgacttttcgttttcagttttcgttctcctataaaagggggaaatctggcctcggtttagggttacacacaaaaaccattctacgttccagaatctttcttttgccagaaacattctttcttcaagaattatccccacaaagatttcgtgaacccaggcataaatagggtcgaaatactttgttcggaaagtgaacgaacacgattcttcgaagattatccaggattatcaattaattatctAACATTTTTTTTAGTTATTTTGATATAGAAGAAGACAACTTAgtaaatttttatttatatagTTAACCGTGTCTCTTCTAGAATGATACATATCAAGCGTCTAGCTTCAATTTATAAGATAATAGGTGTTAAGATATTTTCTAACTAATGAACACTTTTATAGTTTAAAGAGACATAATCTCTTTAAACAAATTATTTCTCAAATAGAGAATCTCACTACACTTAGACACGGTGGTAATTAAGTTCTCAAACATGAGAAACTTGAACATTCCTAACACGTTTGTTGACAACTCTATTCTTAGGAACATTAATAGTGAGCACATCATTATCCATATAAGCCTTAACATGATCAACCTTAGAGTTTTCAGGCAAAGTAAGACGCTGAACAAAATGACCACTAGCAACCTCAATACGGTGCCATCCACCACTTTGTTCTTCCATTTCGACACTCTTCTCACAAATGATACATAGCATTCTGTCATCATCAACTTCAACTCTCACGTCGCTTCGTTTCATCCCCGGAAGATGTGCTTTGAAAACATGAGCTTCAGGGGTTTCTTTCCACTCTATGTCAATGGTGTCGACAATTGGTGATGGCTCGTGGAAATTTGGTGGTAGTGTTATATGGGGTGTGTGGGTTTGAGAAACTTCATAACCATGGGTTTGGTGTGATGGGTGGTTGTTCCTTgattggtgatgatgatgatgatgatctTGTGGTGATTTTGATCTTCTTCGACCAAAGATACTATTGGAAAAGAGTGACATTTTCTTTACGGTGAATTGGATGTGTTGATAGTTGATAGTGCTTGTGTACAATGTGAAGGAAGAAGCACTTATTTAAAGGGAAAAAAATAGGATTAATGTAATTTTGCTAGCAAATTTTGGATGGTTATTATTTAGAGCATCGTGAGATAGGACAATTCCATAGAGAGAATCCACTTTAATTTCCACTAAGTGGAACAATCACAAATCAATTGATTCTAAATGTCAGTTTTGTACATATCTAATTAAATTGCTTttacttaaaaatgaaaaataattcGTACTAACTTGAACATGATAAAATCATGTTTTAAGTGAATCTAAATATTTACTAAAGTGTGGGTACCGATTAAAGTTGCATGTTTCTTCTTTAAATATCACGGGTTTTAACCATTTAGTAATATTTTCATACGCCACATGAAGATTCTACGTGAAGCTGTGTATGTGCTGGAattgttatcagaatatgatgAAGCTGGTTCG from Lathyrus oleraceus cultivar Zhongwan6 unplaced genomic scaffold, CAAS_Psat_ZW6_1.0 chrUn0079, whole genome shotgun sequence includes the following:
- the LOC127112331 gene encoding 18.1 kDa class I heat shock protein-like, producing the protein MSLFSNSIFGRRRSKSPQDHHHHHHQSRNNHPSHQTHGYEVSQTHTPHITLPPNFHEPSPIVDTIDIEWKETPEAHVFKAHLPGMKRSDVRVEVDDDRMLCIICEKSVEMEEQSGGWHRIEVASGHFVQRLTLPENSKVDHVKAYMDNDVLTINVPKNRVVNKRVRNVQVSHV